From Doryrhamphus excisus isolate RoL2022-K1 chromosome 22, RoL_Dexc_1.0, whole genome shotgun sequence, one genomic window encodes:
- the zfyve9a gene encoding zinc finger FYVE domain-containing protein 9 isoform X2: MENYFQAEAFNLDKVLDEFEQNEDESDSPRLTDAKWTQILAPPTHLLSLNPALAHADLSPRESPLSLKTLPDPPSNADPKRHPGGEPPSWSAEERPADVHSPPLPQPNIGKLVGADDLSPLPVTDCGALENGHPCPDTVLKQTWLRSSAQEVDARAGEPHGEAPTVSRFTFEVGQEQEETLCGEKVDPQGEAATLNGVQADAFTDASQASKVEHVEGCFNGGTDHQDAEEIGSPGKVQAWTNKMSQLQGHSEQLFSLANSLEPENGSRLNIQGTEEEEERLSPSPVPSKEDSVTEEKEMEESKQENGDGSASGGVQPKLNNSCLQPVSVTYGGARPKQPVSLKLQIPQPLAGQVQNQLGPSASSKNKNLDSCRGTPCETTPEVALVNGDNAVLPPPLMLASESPDNDLQAGQHGSLNRKQPSSLGELAPIWVPDSQAPVCMRCDIKFTFTKRRHHCRACGKVFCATCCSLKCKLPYMDRKEARVCVTCHSSLTSALTLESEVAVSNQSPNPNNPAEYCSTIPPMQQAQASGVLNSPPPTVMVPVGVLKPPGNEASMTREQRRIWISDGVLPNGDAEESPKPPASTPSQSQAVSAYASKISRSELEEATPAPVCPLGSPVGSALSLIPEDGLPPILISTGVKGALTMLPFAPPPPHADYAVEERPSEMVLMQQLEEGGPDPLVFVLNANLLAMVKLVNYVNRKCWYVTTKGMHAVGQAEVVILLQCLPDEKTFPKDIFTHFVHLYQEALSGNVLSHLSHSFFTQSFLGSKEHGGFLYISPSFQSLQDLLLPNPPFLFGVLIQKWETPWAKVFPIRLMLRLGAEYRFYPCPLFSVRFRKPLFGETGHTIMNLLADFRNYQYALPVVKGLVVDMEVKKTSIKIPSNRYNELMKAMNKSNEHVLAMGACFNERADSHLVCVQNDDGNYQTQAISIHHQPRKVTGACFFVFSGALKASSGFLAKTSIVEDGVMIQITAETMDSLRQTLRDMKDFSIMCGKADQEENRELVHVQWTEDDHNFNKGVISPIDGRSMESITSVKIFHGSEFKANGKVIRWTEVFFLHSDDQPNGLSDPADHSRLTENVARAFCTALCPHLKLLKEDGMAKLGLRVTLDSDQVGYLAGSNGQPLLPQYLSDLDSALIPIIHGGACQLSEGPVVMELVFYILEIIS, from the exons ATGGAGAATTACTTCCAGGCCGAGGCCTTCAACCTGGACAAGGTGCTGGATGAGTTTGAGCAGAACGAAG ATGAGAGCGACTCCCCCCGTCTCACAGATGCCAAGTGGACGCAGATTCTGGCCCCACCAACTCACCTGCTCTCGCTGAACCCCGCCCTGGCCCATGCAGACCTCAGCCCGAGGGAGAGTCCACTGTCCTTAAAGACCCTCCCCGACCCCCCCTCCAATGCCGACCCCAAAAGACATCCAGGTGGCGAACCTCCTTCGTGGTCAGCGGAGGAGCGGCCGGCTGATGTGCACAGCCCACCGCTCCCCCAGCCCAATATCGGCAAGCTGGTGGGGGCGGACGACCTGTCGCCGCTGCCTGTGACGGACTGCGGTGCCTTGGAGAACGGGCACCCGTGCCCGGATACTGTCCTCAAGCAGACCTGGCTGAGATCTTCTGCCCAGGAAGTTGATGCGCGTGCTGGAGAGCCTCATGGGGAGGCCCCCACTGTGTCCCGCTTCACCTTTGAGGTGggacaggaacaggaagaaaCTCTCTGTGGTGAGAAGGTCGATCCACAAGGGGAAGCAGCTACACTCAATGGTGTCCAAGCGGACGCGTTCACCGATGCGTCGCAGGCATCAAAGGTTGAGCATGTGGAAGGATGTTTCAACGGAGGAACAGACCATCAGGATGCCGAGGAGATTGGAAGTCCTGGAAAAGTTCAAGCGTGGACGAATAAGATGAGTCAACTTCAGGGACATTCCGAGCAGCTCTTCAGCCTTGCAAACAGCTTGGAGCCCGAGAATGGGAGCAGGTTAAATATTCAGgggacagaggaggaggaggagagattGTCTCCTTCACCTGTCCCCTCCAAGGAAGACTCTGTGACCGAGGAGAAGGAGATGGAGGAGAGCAAGCAGGAGAACGGTGACGGGTCAGCATCAGGTGGTGTCCAACCAAAGCTGAACAACAGTTGTCTCCAGCCGGTCAGCGTGACGTACGGGGGAGCCCGACCCAAGCAGCCGGTCAGCCTCAAACTCCAGATCCCTCAGCCTCTCGCAGGACAGGTCCAAAATCAGCTGGGCCCATCTGCCAGTAGCAAGAACAAGAACCTCGACAGTTGCAGAGGAACACCGTGTGAAACCACGCCAGAGGTAGCTCTGGTCAACGGGGACAATGCAGTTCTTCCTCCCCCGCTGATGTTGGCCTCGGAGAGTCCGGACAACGACCTCCAGGCCGGACAGCACGGCTCCCTCAACAGGAAACAGCCCAGCTCATTGGGGGAGCTCGCCCCCATTTGGGTACCCGACTCCCAGGCCCCTGTGTGCATGAGATGTGACATCAAGTTCACCTTCACCAAAAGGAGGCACCACTGCAGGGCGTGTGGCAAG GTCTTTTGTGCGACCTGCTGCAGTCTGAAATGCAAGCTGCCCTACATGGATAGGAAGGAGGCTCGCGTGTGCGTCACCTGCCATTCGTCTCTAACCAGCG CTTTGACGTTGGAGTCGGAGGTCGCCGTCAGCAACCAGAGTCCCAACCCCAACAACCCAGCTGAGTACTGCTCCACCATCCCCCCTATGCAGCAGGCCCAGGCCTCAGGAGTTCTCAATTCGCCTCCTCCCACCGTCATGGTGCCTGTGGGGGTCCTCAAGCCGCCTGGCAACGAGG CATCCATGACACGGGAGCAGAGGAGAATCTGGATTTCTGATGGCGTTCTGCCCAACGGGGACGCAGAAGAGTCCCCGAAACCTCCCGCCTCCACCCCCTCGCAGTCACAAGCCGTCTCGGCGTATGCAAGCAAAATCTCCAGATCAGAGTTGGAAGAG GCCACTCCGGCTCCTGTGTGCCCGCTTGGAAGCCCCGTGGGCAGCGCCCTCAGCCTGATCCCGGAGGACGGGCTTCCTCCCATCCTCATCTCCACCGGCGTCAAAGGAG CACTCACAATGCTCCCGTTTGCTCCGCCCCCTCCACATGCAGACTATGCAGTGGAGGAGAGGCCATCAGAGATGGTCCTCATGCAGCAGCTGGAAGAGGGAGGCCCGGACCCGCTGGTCTTTGTCCTCAACGCCAACCTGCTGGCCATGGTCAAGCTTGTCAATT ACGTCAACAGGAAGTGCTGGTACGTGACGACAAAGGGCATGCATGCAGTCGGCCAGGCGGAGGTGGTGATCCTTCTCCAGTGTCTACCTGATGAGAAGACCTTCCCCAAAGACATCTTCACCCACTTCGTGCACCTCTACCAGGAGGCGCTCAGCG GCAACGTGCTGAGCCACCTGAGCCACTCCTTCTTCACGCAGAGCTTCCTGGGCAGCAAGGAGCATGGCGGCTTCCTCTACATCAGCCCCTCCTTCCAGTCGCTGCAGGACCTGCTGCTTCCCAACCCGCCTTTCCTTTTTGGAGTCCTCATCCAGAAGTGGGAGACTCCCTGGGCTAAGGTCTTCCCCATTCGACTCATGCTGCGGCTGGGCGCAGAGTACCGAT TTTATCCATGCCCGCTGTTCAGCGTCCGTTTCCGGAAGCCGCTTTTTGGAGAGACGGGTCACACCATCATGAATCTACTAGCA GACTTCCGCAACTACCAGTACGCATTGCCAGTGGTGAAAGGTTTAGTGGTGGACATGGAGGTGAAGAAGACCAGCATCAAGATCCCCAGCAACCGTTACAATGAG CTGATGAAAGCCATGAACAAGTCTAACGAGCACGTCCTGGCCATGGGGGCGTGCTTCAACGAGAGGGCCGACTCCCACCTGGTGTGCGTGCAGAACGACGACGGCAACTACCAGACGCAGGCCATCAGCATCCATCACCAGCCACGCAAag TGACTGGCGCCTGTTTCTTCGTGTTCAGTGGGGCCCTGAAGGCCTCATCGGGCTTTTTGGCCAAAACAAGCATTGTAGAAG ACGGCGTGATGATCCAGATCACAGCCGAGACCATGGACTCTCTGCGGCAAACACTGAGGGACATGAAGGACTTCAGTATCATGTGCGGGAAAGCCGACCAGGAAGAGAACCGAGAGCTGGTGCACGTGCAGTGGACGGAAGACGACCACAACTTCAACAAAGG TGTCATCAGCCCAATCGACGGCAGATCAATGGAGTCCATCACCAGCGTGAAGATCTTCCATGGCTCAGAGTTCAAAGCCAACGGCAAAGTCATCCGCTGGACGGAA GTGTTCTTTCTTCACAGCGACGATCAACCCAATGGGCTGAGCGACCCGGCCGACCACAGCCGCCTGACGGAAAACGTGGCCAGAGCTTTCTGCACGGCGCTCTGCCCGCACCTCAAGCTGCTCAAGGAGGACGGCATGGCCAAGCTGGGGCTGAGGGTCACGCTGGACTCGGACCAG GTGGGCTACCTGGCAGGAAGTAACGGACAGCCTCTGCTGCCTCAGTACTTGAGTGACCTGGACAGCGCTCTCATCCCCATCATCCACGGCGGAGCGTGCCAACTGAGCGAGGGTCCTGTGGTGATGGAGTTGGTCTTCTACATCCTGGAGATCATCTCCTAG
- the zfyve9a gene encoding zinc finger FYVE domain-containing protein 9 isoform X1 has protein sequence MENYFQAEAFNLDKVLDEFEQNEDESDSPRLTDAKWTQILAPPTHLLSLNPALAHADLSPRESPLSLKTLPDPPSNADPKRHPGGEPPSWSAEERPADVHSPPLPQPNIGKLVGADDLSPLPVTDCGALENGHPCPDTVLKQTWLRSSAQEVDARAGEPHGEAPTVSRFTFEVGQEQEETLCGEKVDPQGEAATLNGVQADAFTDASQASKVEHVEGCFNGGTDHQDAEEIGSPGKVQAWTNKMSQLQGHSEQLFSLANSLEPENGSRLNIQGTEEEEERLSPSPVPSKEDSVTEEKEMEESKQENGDGSASGGVQPKLNNSCLQPVSVTYGGARPKQPVSLKLQIPQPLAGQVQNQLGPSASSKNKNLDSCRGTPCETTPEVALVNGDNAVLPPPLMLASESPDNDLQAGQHGSLNRKQPSSLGELAPIWVPDSQAPVCMRCDIKFTFTKRRHHCRACGKVFCATCCSLKCKLPYMDRKEARVCVTCHSSLTSALTLESEVAVSNQSPNPNNPAEYCSTIPPMQQAQASGVLNSPPPTVMVPVGVLKPPGNEASMTREQRRIWISDGVLPNGDAEESPKPPASTPSQSQAVSAYASKISRSELEEATPAPVCPLGSPVGSALSLIPEDGLPPILISTGVKGGTGGHITALTMLPFAPPPPHADYAVEERPSEMVLMQQLEEGGPDPLVFVLNANLLAMVKLVNYVNRKCWYVTTKGMHAVGQAEVVILLQCLPDEKTFPKDIFTHFVHLYQEALSGNVLSHLSHSFFTQSFLGSKEHGGFLYISPSFQSLQDLLLPNPPFLFGVLIQKWETPWAKVFPIRLMLRLGAEYRFYPCPLFSVRFRKPLFGETGHTIMNLLADFRNYQYALPVVKGLVVDMEVKKTSIKIPSNRYNELMKAMNKSNEHVLAMGACFNERADSHLVCVQNDDGNYQTQAISIHHQPRKVTGACFFVFSGALKASSGFLAKTSIVEDGVMIQITAETMDSLRQTLRDMKDFSIMCGKADQEENRELVHVQWTEDDHNFNKGVISPIDGRSMESITSVKIFHGSEFKANGKVIRWTEVFFLHSDDQPNGLSDPADHSRLTENVARAFCTALCPHLKLLKEDGMAKLGLRVTLDSDQVGYLAGSNGQPLLPQYLSDLDSALIPIIHGGACQLSEGPVVMELVFYILEIIS, from the exons ATGGAGAATTACTTCCAGGCCGAGGCCTTCAACCTGGACAAGGTGCTGGATGAGTTTGAGCAGAACGAAG ATGAGAGCGACTCCCCCCGTCTCACAGATGCCAAGTGGACGCAGATTCTGGCCCCACCAACTCACCTGCTCTCGCTGAACCCCGCCCTGGCCCATGCAGACCTCAGCCCGAGGGAGAGTCCACTGTCCTTAAAGACCCTCCCCGACCCCCCCTCCAATGCCGACCCCAAAAGACATCCAGGTGGCGAACCTCCTTCGTGGTCAGCGGAGGAGCGGCCGGCTGATGTGCACAGCCCACCGCTCCCCCAGCCCAATATCGGCAAGCTGGTGGGGGCGGACGACCTGTCGCCGCTGCCTGTGACGGACTGCGGTGCCTTGGAGAACGGGCACCCGTGCCCGGATACTGTCCTCAAGCAGACCTGGCTGAGATCTTCTGCCCAGGAAGTTGATGCGCGTGCTGGAGAGCCTCATGGGGAGGCCCCCACTGTGTCCCGCTTCACCTTTGAGGTGggacaggaacaggaagaaaCTCTCTGTGGTGAGAAGGTCGATCCACAAGGGGAAGCAGCTACACTCAATGGTGTCCAAGCGGACGCGTTCACCGATGCGTCGCAGGCATCAAAGGTTGAGCATGTGGAAGGATGTTTCAACGGAGGAACAGACCATCAGGATGCCGAGGAGATTGGAAGTCCTGGAAAAGTTCAAGCGTGGACGAATAAGATGAGTCAACTTCAGGGACATTCCGAGCAGCTCTTCAGCCTTGCAAACAGCTTGGAGCCCGAGAATGGGAGCAGGTTAAATATTCAGgggacagaggaggaggaggagagattGTCTCCTTCACCTGTCCCCTCCAAGGAAGACTCTGTGACCGAGGAGAAGGAGATGGAGGAGAGCAAGCAGGAGAACGGTGACGGGTCAGCATCAGGTGGTGTCCAACCAAAGCTGAACAACAGTTGTCTCCAGCCGGTCAGCGTGACGTACGGGGGAGCCCGACCCAAGCAGCCGGTCAGCCTCAAACTCCAGATCCCTCAGCCTCTCGCAGGACAGGTCCAAAATCAGCTGGGCCCATCTGCCAGTAGCAAGAACAAGAACCTCGACAGTTGCAGAGGAACACCGTGTGAAACCACGCCAGAGGTAGCTCTGGTCAACGGGGACAATGCAGTTCTTCCTCCCCCGCTGATGTTGGCCTCGGAGAGTCCGGACAACGACCTCCAGGCCGGACAGCACGGCTCCCTCAACAGGAAACAGCCCAGCTCATTGGGGGAGCTCGCCCCCATTTGGGTACCCGACTCCCAGGCCCCTGTGTGCATGAGATGTGACATCAAGTTCACCTTCACCAAAAGGAGGCACCACTGCAGGGCGTGTGGCAAG GTCTTTTGTGCGACCTGCTGCAGTCTGAAATGCAAGCTGCCCTACATGGATAGGAAGGAGGCTCGCGTGTGCGTCACCTGCCATTCGTCTCTAACCAGCG CTTTGACGTTGGAGTCGGAGGTCGCCGTCAGCAACCAGAGTCCCAACCCCAACAACCCAGCTGAGTACTGCTCCACCATCCCCCCTATGCAGCAGGCCCAGGCCTCAGGAGTTCTCAATTCGCCTCCTCCCACCGTCATGGTGCCTGTGGGGGTCCTCAAGCCGCCTGGCAACGAGG CATCCATGACACGGGAGCAGAGGAGAATCTGGATTTCTGATGGCGTTCTGCCCAACGGGGACGCAGAAGAGTCCCCGAAACCTCCCGCCTCCACCCCCTCGCAGTCACAAGCCGTCTCGGCGTATGCAAGCAAAATCTCCAGATCAGAGTTGGAAGAG GCCACTCCGGCTCCTGTGTGCCCGCTTGGAAGCCCCGTGGGCAGCGCCCTCAGCCTGATCCCGGAGGACGGGCTTCCTCCCATCCTCATCTCCACCGGCGTCAAAGGAGGTACGGGAGGCCACATCACAG CACTCACAATGCTCCCGTTTGCTCCGCCCCCTCCACATGCAGACTATGCAGTGGAGGAGAGGCCATCAGAGATGGTCCTCATGCAGCAGCTGGAAGAGGGAGGCCCGGACCCGCTGGTCTTTGTCCTCAACGCCAACCTGCTGGCCATGGTCAAGCTTGTCAATT ACGTCAACAGGAAGTGCTGGTACGTGACGACAAAGGGCATGCATGCAGTCGGCCAGGCGGAGGTGGTGATCCTTCTCCAGTGTCTACCTGATGAGAAGACCTTCCCCAAAGACATCTTCACCCACTTCGTGCACCTCTACCAGGAGGCGCTCAGCG GCAACGTGCTGAGCCACCTGAGCCACTCCTTCTTCACGCAGAGCTTCCTGGGCAGCAAGGAGCATGGCGGCTTCCTCTACATCAGCCCCTCCTTCCAGTCGCTGCAGGACCTGCTGCTTCCCAACCCGCCTTTCCTTTTTGGAGTCCTCATCCAGAAGTGGGAGACTCCCTGGGCTAAGGTCTTCCCCATTCGACTCATGCTGCGGCTGGGCGCAGAGTACCGAT TTTATCCATGCCCGCTGTTCAGCGTCCGTTTCCGGAAGCCGCTTTTTGGAGAGACGGGTCACACCATCATGAATCTACTAGCA GACTTCCGCAACTACCAGTACGCATTGCCAGTGGTGAAAGGTTTAGTGGTGGACATGGAGGTGAAGAAGACCAGCATCAAGATCCCCAGCAACCGTTACAATGAG CTGATGAAAGCCATGAACAAGTCTAACGAGCACGTCCTGGCCATGGGGGCGTGCTTCAACGAGAGGGCCGACTCCCACCTGGTGTGCGTGCAGAACGACGACGGCAACTACCAGACGCAGGCCATCAGCATCCATCACCAGCCACGCAAag TGACTGGCGCCTGTTTCTTCGTGTTCAGTGGGGCCCTGAAGGCCTCATCGGGCTTTTTGGCCAAAACAAGCATTGTAGAAG ACGGCGTGATGATCCAGATCACAGCCGAGACCATGGACTCTCTGCGGCAAACACTGAGGGACATGAAGGACTTCAGTATCATGTGCGGGAAAGCCGACCAGGAAGAGAACCGAGAGCTGGTGCACGTGCAGTGGACGGAAGACGACCACAACTTCAACAAAGG TGTCATCAGCCCAATCGACGGCAGATCAATGGAGTCCATCACCAGCGTGAAGATCTTCCATGGCTCAGAGTTCAAAGCCAACGGCAAAGTCATCCGCTGGACGGAA GTGTTCTTTCTTCACAGCGACGATCAACCCAATGGGCTGAGCGACCCGGCCGACCACAGCCGCCTGACGGAAAACGTGGCCAGAGCTTTCTGCACGGCGCTCTGCCCGCACCTCAAGCTGCTCAAGGAGGACGGCATGGCCAAGCTGGGGCTGAGGGTCACGCTGGACTCGGACCAG GTGGGCTACCTGGCAGGAAGTAACGGACAGCCTCTGCTGCCTCAGTACTTGAGTGACCTGGACAGCGCTCTCATCCCCATCATCCACGGCGGAGCGTGCCAACTGAGCGAGGGTCCTGTGGTGATGGAGTTGGTCTTCTACATCCTGGAGATCATCTCCTAG
- the zfyve9a gene encoding zinc finger FYVE domain-containing protein 9 isoform X4: MENYFQAEAFNLDKVLDEFEQNEDESDSPRLTDAKWTQILAPPTHLLSLNPALAHADLSPRESPLSLKTLPDPPSNADPKRHPGGEPPSWSAEERPADVHSPPLPQPNIGKLVGADDLSPLPVTDCGALENGHPCPDTVLKQTWLRSSAQEVDARAGEPHGEAPTVSRFTFEVGQEQEETLCGEKVDPQGEAATLNGVQADAFTDASQASKVEHVEGCFNGGTDHQDAEEIGSPGKVQAWTNKMSQLQGHSEQLFSLANSLEPENGSRLNIQGTEEEEERLSPSPVPSKEDSVTEEKEMEESKQENGDGSASGGVQPKLNNSCLQPVSVTYGGARPKQPVSLKLQIPQPLAGQVQNQLGPSASSKNKNLDSCRGTPCETTPEVALVNGDNAVLPPPLMLASESPDNDLQAGQHGSLNRKQPSSLGELAPIWVPDSQAPVCMRCDIKFTFTKRRHHCRACGKVFCATCCSLKCKLPYMDRKEARVCVTCHSSLTSALTLESEVAVSNQSPNPNNPAEYCSTIPPMQQAQASGVLNSPPPTVMVPVGVLKPPGNEASMTREQRRIWISDGVLPNGDAEESPKPPASTPSQSQAVSAYASKISRSELEEATPAPVCPLGSPVGSALSLIPEDGLPPILISTGVKGDYAVEERPSEMVLMQQLEEGGPDPLVFVLNANLLAMVKLVNYVNRKCWYVTTKGMHAVGQAEVVILLQCLPDEKTFPKDIFTHFVHLYQEALSGNVLSHLSHSFFTQSFLGSKEHGGFLYISPSFQSLQDLLLPNPPFLFGVLIQKWETPWAKVFPIRLMLRLGAEYRFYPCPLFSVRFRKPLFGETGHTIMNLLADFRNYQYALPVVKGLVVDMEVKKTSIKIPSNRYNELMKAMNKSNEHVLAMGACFNERADSHLVCVQNDDGNYQTQAISIHHQPRKVTGACFFVFSGALKASSGFLAKTSIVEDGVMIQITAETMDSLRQTLRDMKDFSIMCGKADQEENRELVHVQWTEDDHNFNKGVISPIDGRSMESITSVKIFHGSEFKANGKVIRWTEVFFLHSDDQPNGLSDPADHSRLTENVARAFCTALCPHLKLLKEDGMAKLGLRVTLDSDQVGYLAGSNGQPLLPQYLSDLDSALIPIIHGGACQLSEGPVVMELVFYILEIIS; encoded by the exons ATGGAGAATTACTTCCAGGCCGAGGCCTTCAACCTGGACAAGGTGCTGGATGAGTTTGAGCAGAACGAAG ATGAGAGCGACTCCCCCCGTCTCACAGATGCCAAGTGGACGCAGATTCTGGCCCCACCAACTCACCTGCTCTCGCTGAACCCCGCCCTGGCCCATGCAGACCTCAGCCCGAGGGAGAGTCCACTGTCCTTAAAGACCCTCCCCGACCCCCCCTCCAATGCCGACCCCAAAAGACATCCAGGTGGCGAACCTCCTTCGTGGTCAGCGGAGGAGCGGCCGGCTGATGTGCACAGCCCACCGCTCCCCCAGCCCAATATCGGCAAGCTGGTGGGGGCGGACGACCTGTCGCCGCTGCCTGTGACGGACTGCGGTGCCTTGGAGAACGGGCACCCGTGCCCGGATACTGTCCTCAAGCAGACCTGGCTGAGATCTTCTGCCCAGGAAGTTGATGCGCGTGCTGGAGAGCCTCATGGGGAGGCCCCCACTGTGTCCCGCTTCACCTTTGAGGTGggacaggaacaggaagaaaCTCTCTGTGGTGAGAAGGTCGATCCACAAGGGGAAGCAGCTACACTCAATGGTGTCCAAGCGGACGCGTTCACCGATGCGTCGCAGGCATCAAAGGTTGAGCATGTGGAAGGATGTTTCAACGGAGGAACAGACCATCAGGATGCCGAGGAGATTGGAAGTCCTGGAAAAGTTCAAGCGTGGACGAATAAGATGAGTCAACTTCAGGGACATTCCGAGCAGCTCTTCAGCCTTGCAAACAGCTTGGAGCCCGAGAATGGGAGCAGGTTAAATATTCAGgggacagaggaggaggaggagagattGTCTCCTTCACCTGTCCCCTCCAAGGAAGACTCTGTGACCGAGGAGAAGGAGATGGAGGAGAGCAAGCAGGAGAACGGTGACGGGTCAGCATCAGGTGGTGTCCAACCAAAGCTGAACAACAGTTGTCTCCAGCCGGTCAGCGTGACGTACGGGGGAGCCCGACCCAAGCAGCCGGTCAGCCTCAAACTCCAGATCCCTCAGCCTCTCGCAGGACAGGTCCAAAATCAGCTGGGCCCATCTGCCAGTAGCAAGAACAAGAACCTCGACAGTTGCAGAGGAACACCGTGTGAAACCACGCCAGAGGTAGCTCTGGTCAACGGGGACAATGCAGTTCTTCCTCCCCCGCTGATGTTGGCCTCGGAGAGTCCGGACAACGACCTCCAGGCCGGACAGCACGGCTCCCTCAACAGGAAACAGCCCAGCTCATTGGGGGAGCTCGCCCCCATTTGGGTACCCGACTCCCAGGCCCCTGTGTGCATGAGATGTGACATCAAGTTCACCTTCACCAAAAGGAGGCACCACTGCAGGGCGTGTGGCAAG GTCTTTTGTGCGACCTGCTGCAGTCTGAAATGCAAGCTGCCCTACATGGATAGGAAGGAGGCTCGCGTGTGCGTCACCTGCCATTCGTCTCTAACCAGCG CTTTGACGTTGGAGTCGGAGGTCGCCGTCAGCAACCAGAGTCCCAACCCCAACAACCCAGCTGAGTACTGCTCCACCATCCCCCCTATGCAGCAGGCCCAGGCCTCAGGAGTTCTCAATTCGCCTCCTCCCACCGTCATGGTGCCTGTGGGGGTCCTCAAGCCGCCTGGCAACGAGG CATCCATGACACGGGAGCAGAGGAGAATCTGGATTTCTGATGGCGTTCTGCCCAACGGGGACGCAGAAGAGTCCCCGAAACCTCCCGCCTCCACCCCCTCGCAGTCACAAGCCGTCTCGGCGTATGCAAGCAAAATCTCCAGATCAGAGTTGGAAGAG GCCACTCCGGCTCCTGTGTGCCCGCTTGGAAGCCCCGTGGGCAGCGCCCTCAGCCTGATCCCGGAGGACGGGCTTCCTCCCATCCTCATCTCCACCGGCGTCAAAGGAG ACTATGCAGTGGAGGAGAGGCCATCAGAGATGGTCCTCATGCAGCAGCTGGAAGAGGGAGGCCCGGACCCGCTGGTCTTTGTCCTCAACGCCAACCTGCTGGCCATGGTCAAGCTTGTCAATT ACGTCAACAGGAAGTGCTGGTACGTGACGACAAAGGGCATGCATGCAGTCGGCCAGGCGGAGGTGGTGATCCTTCTCCAGTGTCTACCTGATGAGAAGACCTTCCCCAAAGACATCTTCACCCACTTCGTGCACCTCTACCAGGAGGCGCTCAGCG GCAACGTGCTGAGCCACCTGAGCCACTCCTTCTTCACGCAGAGCTTCCTGGGCAGCAAGGAGCATGGCGGCTTCCTCTACATCAGCCCCTCCTTCCAGTCGCTGCAGGACCTGCTGCTTCCCAACCCGCCTTTCCTTTTTGGAGTCCTCATCCAGAAGTGGGAGACTCCCTGGGCTAAGGTCTTCCCCATTCGACTCATGCTGCGGCTGGGCGCAGAGTACCGAT TTTATCCATGCCCGCTGTTCAGCGTCCGTTTCCGGAAGCCGCTTTTTGGAGAGACGGGTCACACCATCATGAATCTACTAGCA GACTTCCGCAACTACCAGTACGCATTGCCAGTGGTGAAAGGTTTAGTGGTGGACATGGAGGTGAAGAAGACCAGCATCAAGATCCCCAGCAACCGTTACAATGAG CTGATGAAAGCCATGAACAAGTCTAACGAGCACGTCCTGGCCATGGGGGCGTGCTTCAACGAGAGGGCCGACTCCCACCTGGTGTGCGTGCAGAACGACGACGGCAACTACCAGACGCAGGCCATCAGCATCCATCACCAGCCACGCAAag TGACTGGCGCCTGTTTCTTCGTGTTCAGTGGGGCCCTGAAGGCCTCATCGGGCTTTTTGGCCAAAACAAGCATTGTAGAAG ACGGCGTGATGATCCAGATCACAGCCGAGACCATGGACTCTCTGCGGCAAACACTGAGGGACATGAAGGACTTCAGTATCATGTGCGGGAAAGCCGACCAGGAAGAGAACCGAGAGCTGGTGCACGTGCAGTGGACGGAAGACGACCACAACTTCAACAAAGG TGTCATCAGCCCAATCGACGGCAGATCAATGGAGTCCATCACCAGCGTGAAGATCTTCCATGGCTCAGAGTTCAAAGCCAACGGCAAAGTCATCCGCTGGACGGAA GTGTTCTTTCTTCACAGCGACGATCAACCCAATGGGCTGAGCGACCCGGCCGACCACAGCCGCCTGACGGAAAACGTGGCCAGAGCTTTCTGCACGGCGCTCTGCCCGCACCTCAAGCTGCTCAAGGAGGACGGCATGGCCAAGCTGGGGCTGAGGGTCACGCTGGACTCGGACCAG GTGGGCTACCTGGCAGGAAGTAACGGACAGCCTCTGCTGCCTCAGTACTTGAGTGACCTGGACAGCGCTCTCATCCCCATCATCCACGGCGGAGCGTGCCAACTGAGCGAGGGTCCTGTGGTGATGGAGTTGGTCTTCTACATCCTGGAGATCATCTCCTAG